One Vicia villosa cultivar HV-30 ecotype Madison, WI linkage group LG5, Vvil1.0, whole genome shotgun sequence genomic window, cccctagagtatgcgccaaaccatttggcgcattagtataaaattttttgagttagccaattcatttggcgtaaatgttgaaaagtaaaaaaaaaaaaaaaaaaaatttcacatttgcgccaaaccatttggcgcatactcctaatttttatactaatgcgccaattcatttggcgcatactccagggggtcttcaaaacctagacactttggtaaattttttgaaaaacttgtttttttggtaattttttttttaaaccttgttatttaaatttttttttctacttttgtTACCGACatctatttcatatttattttattaataaattgttCTATCATTATCAAACAGTCACGAATACTCTAAATGCATGAAACCTTGAATGCACTTAATCCAATTTTCAAATTCGTCATCGTCAACTTCTAAAAATATTGTAGTgtgtttaaaaaaaactatataaaatatACATCTTGAAAAAGTTTTATAGAATCTAATATTGTAAAAATAAGTTTGTGTGGGTTAAGAATAGTAAGGTTGTTGAGTATAGTTTATGTCTTGTAATAGTTTATATCTAGTGTTATTTTTTGGTTTTCTATCATTTGTCAAAGGTTGtggttttttttcatattttgtaATTCTCACGTTATGTCAATGTATTGTggtttgtgttatttattttctctatgttaatttttttccaataaaTGAGATCAGAGCATGGTTCGCCTTAATAGGTGAGCCGGAGTGGATTTTGTGTTTGGTCTTGTTATATGAGGTGAAAACTCATACTGGTGGTAGAGATTGTTGGGCTCAAGCGTGAGTGGTAAGGATCGTAAGGATGTTGAGAGTAGTTTATTTGTTGTAATAATTTACATAGTGTTATTTCCTGGTTGTCATTTGTAACAGACTATggttttttttcttcatgttttaGAGTTTTCATGTTATGTTATTGTGTGGTGGTCGTGTTCTTTATTTTCTCTAtgtagatttttttaataaatgagaTTAGAGCATGGTTCGTCTTGGTTATGTccacatgattcaaatcatgacATAGTTTAACTCGAATCAAATATAGTTCTGAAAGAAATAGTTTTCTCTTCTATgcatttgattcaaatcacaagAAATCAAATCATGTCTGCAAATCTTAGATTTTGGTTATGTCAAGTTGATTTGAAACATATAATTATGTGACTCAAATCATGTGACTTGAGTCATAAGAGTTACAGTTCTAATCATACATATCAGTTTAATGGGTATTTAAGTCTAGATTCAAAGCATTCACTCCCTTTACTTGAATCATATCATTTGCTCTTGACTACAATCAAATCGACAATCTTAGATATGTCACTGATTGTATTAGACTTGACATTGCAAATGTCGAAGAATTGTTGTGCAGGTTTACTAGTAGACCGAGTGATGAGCATTGGAAAGCTATTTAGCTAGTCATGTGGTACCTTAAAAGGACCATGAATCTCGGTTTACATTATCAAATATTTTCTGGTGGACTTGAAAGATATAGTGATGCAGATTTAAACACCTTATCAGATGATTCCAAAGTAGAGGGTGGCtatatatttaatataacttGAGGAGTTatatcttggaaatcaaagaaatatACTATTTTGCCTTAGTCCACAATGGAGTCAGAAATGATAATCATTAACGACGactagtgaagaagcaagttggttaagatgcttaATAACTAAGATCCGTATATGGGAAAAACCTATGCCGATTATGTTGATCAACTACGATAGTACTGCGACTACTGCAAAAATTGAGAACcattattataatggtaaaagacgtcaaattaGAAGAAAGCACAACAGAGTTAGAGAGTGTATCTCTAAAAAAGTTGTAAGAGTGGATCATATGTACGCACTGATGGAAATTTAGCAGATCATTTGACAAAAGGGTTAGTTAGAGAGAAAGTCCATAATACATCCAAGAAGATGAGACTAATGACTAAAGAGAAATGAGTTGTTCGTGAAGGTAACCTGACCTAATAGAATGGAAATCCTAAGAAATAAGTTCATTGaataataacaagttgtgagtgaTATGGGGTGATCATGCTAGTGCGAATAAGAGAAGTATGAATCCTAAAGCGATAAaaggatgagataatagaaacttTTAATGAGATTTATACTGTGCATGACAGAATAACTAGCTATATGAGTAGTCTTGATAGACTCAACTATGTGATTGTGAAACTTAGGCCGGTTCCTATAAAATTTCAAGGCAGAATTCATATAGCCTTCAATGAATCGGGATACACGTGCATGGCAATTAAAGCACGAGCTATTAGAATACACCTTAAGAGAGTGGGAGATTGCGTCTCTCTTGTTGAATTGGAATCCTTCTTGttacgcaaaggttcaagtcgtagacacctctactttatgcacaatcttagaatTGTTTGATGTTACTTCtgaaacaattttttaaattcaagtgggagATTGTTGGAACATGTCAATATATCAATAgggagatgaatttgaaaaaatTCCTTTTAAGTCccacattttataaaaaaaataagagtttTTGTGTGTTAGTTAAAAATATTCATTAGTCACCCATTGCTTAGATTAGATATTTTTGTTACCTTCATTATATAAAGAAATCACTTGTTTTATTCCAAAATGCACCAAAAACTTCTATtgaatttttcctttttcactCTCATAATCCTAACTTTCTTGAATTagagaattattttaatttgtctcATTTGAGTTGAAAAATTATCAagtattatttttgaattttatttgaaaaattatttgaatttctcttGTTTGAGAACTCATTTTGAGTGGTCAAATGACTATTATtgaattctctttgaagaattattTGGATTTTCCTCGTTTGATAAATTAGTACGACTGCTTATATTAAATAATACGAGTGATATTTATAGCATATTCAAATGATTTATGTACAATCAGAAGATGTATTTCTAAATCaattatctaccgtgcaagtagtaacCGTACGATATAAAATATAAAACTGAATGGCAGTGCCGTAAAACATCTTAATGAGAGATACATAGTCTACAACTACTGGATCTAGTCAATTCTTCTgtgtcaattttttcaaaaccatATAACAATAAACATCCCTAACAGTACCTCattagaatataatttataatagtaaCTCCCTTAACAGTATCTCATTAGAATATAATTTCTAATAGTAACGAACGATAGTGATTGCATACATTCTACCATTTGATGATAATACATTGTTATGCAGACTATGAAGTACAAAATGACGAGTTTTCATTTTACTAATGATCTACTTCACTTAACAGCCTTGAAAGATCCATTAAACTAACACCATTAAACTTTTCTTTCTAAAACAGAAATATATGTTAGTAAACAAAAACACAGTTTCTTGTATCTCTAGAAAAGTAataatgaaaagagttttaataaAGAAAATAGATACTGGAAGCTATTGAGATCTTAAATCCTGATCATTTTGTCTGGATTCCTCAGACTTGGAAACAGAATCTTCAAGAATAATTTTGTCAGGATTCcaaattcagaaaagtctatCTTTCCTTTTAGAAGTACCTGTAGCAATAAGTTTCACACACATCATACATTTGGCTTAAACTAACAGAAAGGAAACTCAATATTTTACAATTCAAAGCAAGAGATAGTTACCTAGTGGTTTGTTAATACAATGATTCACAGAGCTACACAACTGTCAGTTGCTGCGCTCTTCAAGTGACTCGAGATCATTAATAATTGAATCACAACTAAAACTTTTAGCAATCTCCCTTTCAATGTAAATTATCATGCTATCTGCTAGAAACTCATCTTCCATCATGTTTTTCAACATAGACTTGAAAATTTTCATTGCTGAGGAAGATCTTTCAGTTGTAGGCGTAAAAACCGGAAGAGTCATGACAAGACGGAATAGTCTTTCAACCAAGTAGAACAATTCTGACTTATTCCTTGCTACCAAATATGCACACAATTCTTGTATAGTTAATAAACTCTTCAAAGTCGATTCTTGACAAGCAAGCATAGTGAAATGCTGAAGTTGAGATCGCAAATCAATCTTCTCCTGACAATTAAAATCCATGGGATAATATTTTTCTACGAGAATACAAATATTATCAATGCTACAAGCATCGTAAGTACCCTTAGGAACCAAACCAGAGCTTAGAGTCAACACTTCCATTGCTTGTTCACTAAACCTACTATTCAACTCTTGTATTTGTTTGCCAATGACAATAAAAAACACTTTGTCCCTATAATAATGCTCTAATGTGATGTGATCCTCCTGTTGGCGAGAAGAACGCCGTGGTCTTTCTACATATGGAGCATTGAGCTGAGGAACCGTAACgtcatttttttcacaaaaagaTGTTACCTTTTTTAACAACTTATCCCAATCATCTTGTCCGATGTTGTTAAGCAGTGCTTTGGTAGAACAAACTAAATGTTTGACATTAACTAAATCCAGAGATTGCTGTTGTAAAGCTTCGCAAAGATCAACGGTTATCCCCATGATATCTTTCATCATATGCAAGATCAATACAAACTCAAATGTGGTGAAGTAACAGTAAGCAATATGAGCATCCCCACGTTGACAATAATTTGAACCATCATCAGTAAGTTTTTCTAAAACACAACAAGTTGCATCATACATGTTTATCAAACTACAAATAGGAGAAAAAAATGACCTCGAACGAGTATCACCAACTCGTTGGTCTTCCCCTTCACCAGTTTCAAGCTCGTTGATCTCTAGCAAATGTGCAATTCCATCTAACTCGGCAGCTAGTAACTCATCATGGGGCTTACGACAAGTACAGAAAAATTTGACAATACGAGTCAACTGCGAATAGAATTGTTGAATCGGCCTAACTTCTGTTGATGCACCAACCAAGGCAAGTTCCAACTTATGAGCAAAACAATGAATGTAGTATGCATAAGGACATTCATTCAAAAACAATGCTTGTAAATCATTCCATTGTTCTCTCATATCGCTAGTCCCATCATACCCTTGACCACGAACGTTAGAAACATCAAGATTGTGCCGAGAAAGTACATCACAAACTTTTTTCTTAAGCGCTAACGGGTTAAAGTCTTCAACACACACAATATCAAAAAACCGTTCTTGTATAAACCCATCTTTGTCAACAAATCTCAAAACAATAGCCATTTGTTCATCATACGATTTATCACAAACTCCATCAAGAACTACACAAAATTTAGAATCACCAATTTCTTCACGGATATACTTTTTCACTTTACCAGAAAGAATACGCAAAACCTCTTTTTGAAACTGAAATGACGTACACTTGGAAAGATACGGGGAATTTTCCGATACAACTTT contains:
- the LOC131608117 gene encoding uncharacterized protein LOC131608117 yields the protein MVKSQRIDSFFKRTVAQKDDNVIHAENSDQIRKNRLCLETSIDITRFLTIQDWAFCGEGETSEERNQDAFLSLLKLTASGDDELAKVVSENSPYLSKCTSFQFQKEVLRILSGKVKKYIREEIGDSKFCVVLDGVCDKSYDEQMAIVLRFVDKDGFIQERFFDIVCVEDFNPLALKKKVCDVLSRHNLDVSNVRGQGYDGTSDMREQWNDLQALFLNECPYAYYIHCFAHKLELALVGASTEVRPIQQFYSQLTRIVKFFCTCRKPHDELLAAELDGIAHLLEINELETGEGEDQRVGDTRSRSFFSPICSLINMYDATCCVLEKLTDDGSNYCQRGDAHIAYCYFTTFEFVLILHMMKDIMGITVDLCEALQQQSLDLVNVKHLVCSTKALLNNIGQDDWDKLLKKVTSFCEKNDVTVPQLNAPYVERPRRSSRQQEDHITLEHYYRDKVFFIVIGKQIQELNSRFSEQAMEVLTLSSGLVPKGTYDACSIDNICILVEKYYPMDFNCQEKIDLRSQLQHFTMLACQESTLKSLLTIQELCAYLVARNKSELFYLVERLFRLVMTLPVFTPTTERSSSAMKIFKSMLKNMMEDEFLADSMIIYIEREIAKSFSCDSIINDLESLEERSN